The nucleotide window CGCCGTGATCGAACTGCGCGGCGTCGGCAAGATCTTCCGCACCGCCAGCCAGAGCGACCGCGCCGTGCTCGAGGGCGTGGACCTGACCCTGCGCGAGGGCGAGATCGTCGCCATGCTGGGCAAGTCCGGCTCGGGCAAGTCCACGCTGCTGCGCATCATGGCCGGTCTGGTCGGCGCCGACCGCGGCGAAGTGCGTTTTCGCGGCCAGCGTCTGGCCGGCACCGCCGAGGGCATCGCCATGGTGTTCCAGTCGTTCGCGCTGTTCCCGTGGCTGACGGTGCAGCAGAACGTGGAGCTGGGGCTGGAGGCGCAGGGCGTGCCCAGGGCCGAGCGCGAGCGCCGCGCCGAGGCGGCGATCGACATGATCGGCCTGGCCGGCTTCAACAGCGCGCTGCCGCGCGAATTGTCCGGCGGCATGCGCCAGCGCGTCGGCATTGCGCGCGCGCTGGTGACCGAACCCGACCTGCTGCTGATGGACGAGGCGTTCTCGGCGCTGGACGTGCTGACCGGCGAGACCCTGCGTGACGAGATGCTGGCGCTGTGGGAAAGCGGGCGCGCCAATATCAGGAGCATCCTGATCGTTTCGCACAATATCGAAGAAGCGGCGATGATGGCCGACCGCATCGTGATCCTGTCGAGCGACCCCGGCCGCATCCGCGCCGAAGTGCCGGTGGCGCTGCCGCGCCCGCGCAACCGCGACAGCGCGCAGGTGCGCGCGCTGGTCGACCAGATCTACGCGCTGATGACCGCGCCCGCGGCCGAGGCGCGCCTGCCGGCGCCCGCGCGCGAGATCGGCTACCGGCTGCCGGACGCCGACATCAGCCAGATGGAGGCCATCCTCGACCTGCTGTGCGAGGCGCCCTTCCACTGCCGCGCCGACCTGCCCCACCTGGCCGACGAGGCCGGCCTGACCGACGACGAGCTGTTGCCCGCTTGCGAAGCGCTGCAACTGGTGCAGCTGGTCTCGATCGACGCCGGCGACATCACCGCCACCGACGCGGGCCGCGCCTACTACGCCGCCGGGCCGCAGCAGCGCAAGGCGATCTTCGGCCGGCAACTGCTCGCCAACGTCGCGCTGGCCGCGCATGTGCGCCGCGAACTGGTGGCGAGCGAAGCCGGCGAGATCGGCGAGCAACAGGTGCTGGATGAGCTGGAGCAGTTCCTCAAGCCGGCGGAAGCCGAACGCGTGCTGAGCGTGGCGATCGGCTGGGGGCGGTATGGGGAGATCTTCGAGTACAGCTACAACAGCGGGAGGCTGACGTTGCCGGAGGATGAGGGGGTGGCTGGGCACGGGGCTTGACGATGCCGCCACACTCCCCTCTCCGCAAGCGGGAGAGGGGAGCACGCAATCGGTTTCGGGATCGTCCCGTTAGGACCGCGCCCGCATCGCCCGCCCGATCGCCCCCGTCCGCAGCGCAATCTTGGCCGCATCCTCGCGCAGCGCGCGCAGCCGGCGCTCCAGCACCGCGTTGGCGGGGCGGCCGGTGGAGCTCGAGGTGGCCCCGGCCTGCTCGCTCGACTCGCCCGCCGCGGCGGCCTGCACCAGCGTGTCGGTGCGGCGCTTGTCGGCCGAATCGGCCAGGCGGGCGCGGCGTTCCGCGGCGGCGTCTTCCGCGGCTTCGGCCGCTTCGGGCGTGACGGTTTCTACGGCCTGCTCCGGAACCTCCTGGACCGCTGCTTCCGGCGCCACCTCGACTGCCGCCACGGCCTCCTTGCGCTCCGCCGGCGCCTTGCGGATAAACCCGGCGCCACGGCCGCCGCCGCGCTCGTCGGCATGCAGCCGCTCGCTGGCCAGCTGCAGGCTGTGGCTGGCGGCTTCCGTCGCTTGTTCGATCGCGGCTTCAGCGGCCGGGATATCGAGTTCGTCGTAGTGCTGGCGCACCTGGATGCGCGCCGCCGCCACGTGCGCGGCCACCAGGTAGTTCTGCACGATAAAGCGGTTCAGGTTGTCGACCGCGCGGTGCCGGCTTTTGGGCTCGTCCAGCATGCGCTGGAACGACGAGATCAGCGCCGACAGGTTGTCCATGAACTGCTTGCGCTGCACGCGGTAGGCAAAGTCATCCTTGGCCCGGCGCAGCAGCAGGTCGCGCGTGGCGGCGATATAGCGGCGGTTGGCCTGCAGCACGTTTTCCACCAGCTTGGGGATGGCGCGGTACTCCCAGCTCGGCAGCACGAAGCTGAACAGCGACGCGATGATGCCGCCGATCACCGTGTCCACCAGCCGCTCGCCCGCCACCGTGGGGCTGCCCGGCATCAGCAGGTGGATCTGGATCAGCACCTGGATGCAGGCGGCGATCGCGGTGTAGCGGTACTTGATGGTGACGAACGCGGCGCTGGCCACCAGCGACAGGAACAGCACGCCCAGCAGGATCAGCGGCTGGTGCACCACCTTCAGGATCGCGACCGAGACCACGCAGCCGATCAGCGTGCCGATCACGCGGTCGTTGTAGCGCTGCTTGGTCATGCTGAAATTGGGCTTCAGGATCACGATGATGGTCAGCAGGATCCAGTAGCTGTGCGACACGTAAGGCAGGCGCTCGGCGATCCACAGCCCCAGCGCCACCGCCATCGAGACCCGCAGTGCAAAGCGGAACGCCGGCGAGCGCCACTTCAGGTTGTCGCGCAGCACGCTCAGCTCATACTTCTGGCGCGTCAGGAACGGTGTCATGTCAGAGCCGGGCAGCACCTTGGCCGGTTCCACCGGGGTGCGCGAGGCCTCGTGCAGCTGGCCGATCAGCGTGATCGCGCCGCGCATCATGTCGAGCGTCTCGACCAGCGCCGTCATCGCCGCCGGGTTGATATGGTGATGGCGCAGCTGCGCGATCTCGGCCTCGACCGCGCGCAGGCCCTGGCGGTATTCCACCGTGGCGTACGAGCCCCGCCCGCGCGTGACCTCGTAGGCGATCTCTTCCACGTCCTTGCACATCTGCATCACCAGCCCGCGCAGGTGGTCCAGCACCGGCGTGCCGGCGAAGGTCTGGCGCAGCATCGGATAGTCGGTGTTGGTCGACAGGATGTACTCGTACAGGTCGAGCATGCGCAGGTGCACCTGCACCAGCAGCCCGTCGTGCGGGGTGCGGTTGCCGCGCAGCACCAGGTCGCGCGCGGCCTGCTGGCGCTCGGCCACCACGATCTGCTGGCGCACCAGCTGGTTGAACTGGGCTTCGAAGTCGTTGCCGGCGTCGTAGAAGCCGGCCTTGATTTCCAGGTAGCCGGCCAGCTCGTACAGCGATTCGGCCAGCACCTGCTGCCGGGTGCGGCGCTCGGTGAGCCAGCTCACCAGCATCGCGTAACCCAGGTAGGCGACCGCGCCGATGCTGAACAGCGCGGCGTGTTCCAGCGCGCGCCGCACCAGGAAGTCTTCGTTGATCGTGAGCGTCATCACGAACAGTGCGGCGAACTGCAGCGGCAGCGTCTTGTTGCCGTACACCGTCATCATGCCCGCCAGGAACGTCACCAGCACCAGCAGGAACGGCATCACGCGCGGGAACGGCGTGGCCAGCGCCACCACCAGCGTGACCACGCTGCACAGCAGCACGCTGGCCAGCATCTCGTTGAACTTGTGGTTCAGCGGGCTGGGCAGGTCCATCAGGCTGGTGCACAGCGCGCCCATCGACACCACCATGGCGGTGGGCAGGTCGCTGAAGTGCAGCGCGATCAGCGTCGCGCCGATCACGCCCGTGGCCGAGCGCAGTCCCCGGTAGACGTAATGCGAATACAGGAAGGTGCGGGGATCGTGCGCGTATTGCATGCAGCGGGGGCGATGGACTGCGGTGGCGGGTGTGGCTGCGGAAGACTAGTTCACTGGCCCAGCCAGCGCGAGCGCGCCGCGTGCCGCCCGCCCTCCGGCTTGAGCTTGTACTGCGCCGCCGGCTCGCGCGCCAGCGTCACCGGCAGCGCCTGCAGCTCGTCACGGCGGAAGGCGTGCAGCTCGACGCGGTCGCCGGGGCGGTAGCGCGCCAGCAGCTTGTCGAGCTGGCCGGGCGCCACGCGCAGGCCGTCGACCGCCACCAGCAGGTCGCCCGCGGACAGGCCCGCGGCCTGCGCGGCACCGCCATCCAGCACCTGGGTCACGCGCACCCAGCCGTCCTCGGTCTTGACCTTGATGCCCAGCGCCGCGGTGCGCGCCGGCTTCTGCGCCTCGGCCTTGATCCCGAACGCCTTGAACAGCGCCGGCAGCGGCAGCTCGCCGGTGCCTTCGGTGAGCGCGCGCAGCAGCGGCCCCAGGCGCAGGCCGGTGACTTCATCGAACAGCGCGTAAACCTCGGCCCCGGTCACGCCGCGCTGCACCGCATCCGGCGCATAGAAGCCGCGGCCGTAGCCGCGCCACAGCGCGCGCATGACGTCGTCGAGCGAGCGCCGCCCGCGGGTCTTGTCGCGGATGGTCAGGTCCAGCGCCAGCGCCACCAGCGCGCCCTTGGTGTAGTAGCTGACGATGGCGTTGGGCGCGTTCTCGTCCTGGCGGTAGTACTTGGTCCAGGCGTCGAACGAGCTTTCGGCCACGCTCTGCTTGGTGCGGCCGTTGCCGCGCAGCACGCCGTTCCAGGTCTTGGCCAGCATCTCGACGTATTGCGCCTCGGTGACGCAGCCCGAGCGCACCAGCACCAGATCGTCGTAGTAGCTGGTGAAGCCCTCGAACAGCCACAGCAGCGGCGTGTAGGTTTCCTGCGCGAGCCGGTACGGCACGAACGCGGCCGGCTTGATGCGCTTGACGTTCCAGGTGTGGAAATACTCGTGGCTGCACAGCCCGAGGAAGGTGCGGTAACCCTCGCTGGTCTCGCTGTCGCCGCGCACCGGCAGGTCATTGCGCGAGCAGATCAGCGCGGTGCTGGCGCGATGCTCCAGGCCGCCGTAGCCGTCGCCGGTGACCATGGTCATGAACACATAGCGCCGGTTGCTGTCCAGGAACGGCGCCTGCGCGGTGCGCGGCTCGAACAGCCGGATCTGGGTCTCGCAGATGCGCTTCAGGTCGCGGCACACGCGTTCCAGGTCCAGCTGCGGCACGCGGCCGGTGAAGACCACGTCGTGCTGCGCGCCGCAGGCGCGGAAGCTGGCCAGCTGGAACGTGCCCATCTCGACCGGGTGGTCGACCAGCTCGTCGTAGCCGGCCACCTGGTAGCGGCCGAAGCCGTAGCGCTTCGCTCCGTCGCGGCCCGGCGCCTCGCGCATCGCGGTGGCCACGCGCCAGTCGCGGTAGGCCTCGCCCGCGGGCGCGTGGATATCGACGGTGCAGGGCCGCTCGGCCTGCCCGTCCACGCACAGGAACACCGAGCTGCCGTTGAAGAAGCCATGGGTGGTGTCCAGGTGCGCGGCGCGCACGGAAAGATCCCAGGCGTAGACCTCGTAGCTGAGCGTCAGCGGGCCGTCGGCCAGGCTGACCGGCGCGGCCTGCCAGCTCTGCTTGTCGAGCTTGGTCAGCCTGACCTCGCGCCCGCCCGCGTCGGCGCGGATGCGCACGATATTGCGGGCGAAGTCCCGGATCATGTAGCTGCCGGGAATCCACGCCGGCAGCGAGAAGCACTGCCCGGACGGGTCGGGCTCGGCTACGGTGACGGTAACGGCAAACAGGTGCGCTTCAGGCTGAAGCGGGGCGATGGCGTAGCGGATCGGCGTCATGGGCAGGATTGTAACGTCGGCGCCTGCATGCAGCGCCGGCGCGGTGAGGCGCAGCCAGGCATGCTGGCGCTGCGCTCAGGCGCGATTCACATCCACCACCACGCGCCCGCGCATGCCGCCTTCCATGATCTTGCGTCCGGCCTCGATGGCATCGCCCAGGCCGATCTCGCGCGTCAGCGCATTCAGGCGATCGAGCTCCAGGTCGCTGGCCAGCCGCTGCCAGGCCTGCTCGCGCAGCGGCATCGCCGCCATCACGCTGTCGATGCCGTGCAGCGTGATGCCGCGCAGGATAAAGGGCGCGACCGAGCCGGGGAAGTCCAGCCCCTGCGCCAGCCCGCACGCCGTCACCACGCCGCCGTAGCGCACCTGCGCGCAGGCGTTGACCAGCGTGTGCGAGCCCACCGAATCGATTACCGCCGCCCAGCGCTCCTTCTGCAGCGGCTTGCCGGGCACGCCCAGCTCGGCGCGGTCGATCACGTCCGCGGCGCCGAGCGCCTTCAGGAAATCCGCCTCGCGCGTCTTGCCGGTCGACGCCACCACCTGGTAGCCCAGCTTGCTCAGCAGCGCGATCGCCACCGAGCCCACCCCGCCCGACGCGCCGGTCACCAGCACCTCGCCGTCGCCCGGACGCACCGGGCCGTTGACGCCGCCGCGCTCCAGCGCCAGCACCGACAGCATCGCGGTATAGCCCGCGGTGCCGATCGCCATGGCCTGGCGCGTGGTGAAGGCGGCGGGCAGCGGTACCAGCCAGTCGCCCTTCAGGCGCGCGCGCTGTGCCAGGCAGCCCCAGTGCGTCTCGCCCACGCCGAAGCCGTTCAGCACCACCTTGTCGCCGGCTTTCCAGCGCGGATGCGCGGATTCCAGCACCGTGCCGGCACCGTCGATGCCCGCCACCATCGGCCACTTGCGCACCACCGGCGAGCGGCCCGTGATCGCCAGCCCGTCCTTGAAATTGATGGTGGAGTAGTCGATGGCGACCAGCACGTCGCCGTCGGCTGGCAACTGCGCATCGTCGAGGGTGGCGATACTGGCCTGGGTGGCGCCGTCGGCCTGGGTCAGCAGCAATGCCTGGAAGGTCATGGTGTCTCCTTGTCGCCTGGCGGCGATCGCATGCAATGGTGGGAAAGGCAAAAAGCACAACGGCCGGACAGGTCCGGCCGTCGATCGAGCCGGGACAGGTCCGGCGCGCTTATTTCTTGAGGCTGGCGAGCTTGCGCTCCAGCGTGGCAACGTCCGCCGCGCCGGGGATGCGGGTGCCGTCGGTGAAGAACACCGCCGGCGTGCCGGTCACGTTCATGCTGCGGCCCAGCGACAGGTTTTCTTCCAGCGGGGTCTTGCAGCTGCCGTTGCCGGTCAGCGCCACCTGCTTGAGCATCCAGTCACGCCAGGCCTTGGTGCGGTCGGCCGCGCACCAGACCTGCCTGGACTTGGTTTCCGAATCCGGCGACAGCACCGGGTACAGGAAGGTGTACACGGTGATGTTGTCCATCTGCTGGAAGGTCTGCTCGATGCGCTTGCAGTAGCCGCAGTTGGGGTCCGAGAACACCGCCACCTGGCGGCTGCCATCGCCCTTGGTCCACTTGATCGCGCGCGCCAGCGGCAGGTCCGACCACTTGATGCGGTTGATTTCGGCCAGCCGCTCCTCGGTCAGGTTGGTGCCGGTGCGGGTGTCGATCATCTCGCCGTTCAGGATGTAGCGGCCGGTGGCATCGGTGTACACCACCTGCCCGCCGATATTGGCTTCGAACAGGCCCGGCACCGGGGTCTTGCCGACGCTCTTCACTTCGGCGCGGCCGCCCAGCATTTTCTGCAGCGACTCCTTGATGCGGTCGGTGCCGGGATCGCCCGCCGCCATGGCATGGAGCGCAAAGCCGGCAGCGGCCAGGCCGCCGGCAAGGGCGGCGAGCGTGGCGCGGAGGGCGGTGCGGCGGCGCAGGGATGGGAACATGTGGACTCCAGGAATTCGGTAAGGGGGCGGGACGATGCGTGCGGACCTAGCCGAGCGCGCGCCCGATCAGCAAGCGCTTGAGCACGGACTGGCCGCCCACCGCGCGCATGCCGGTATTGCGCACCACGCGGGCCACGCTGCCCGGCAGCGAGAACAGCCGGTGCAGCCCGTCGGTGGCGGCGGTCAGCGACAGCAAGTCCGTGGCGCGCGCGCGCTCGTAGCGGCGCAGCAGGCGCAGGTCGCCCTCGCTGCGGAAAGGTTCTTTGTCGGCCATCACGCGGCCAAGTTCCGCGACGTCGCGCAGGCCCAGGTTCATGCCCTGGCCGGCCAGCGGATGCACCACGTGGGCGGCGTCGCCCACCAGCGCCACGTGCGGCTGCACGAACTGGTCGGCACGCTGCAGCACCAGCGGGAAGCCCTGTGCGGGGGTCACGCAGCGCAGCGCGCCGAAGCGCGCGCCGACCGCGCCGCTGGCGCCCTGCATCACGGTGGCGGCGAGCGCCTCCGGCGACAGCGCCAGCAGTTCGCGCGCGTGGGCTTCGTCGGCGGACCAGACCATCGACACATGGTTGTCCGGCAGTGGAAGCATGGCCAGCACTTCGCCGTTGGCGGGCTCCTCGTCGGCCATCAGCTTTTCCGGCGCGCCCAGGAACCACTGCCACGCGGTTTCATGGTGCGGCAGCTCGCAGGCAAAGTTGGCCACCACGCCAAGCTGGCGGTACTTGCGCGTGCTGACGCCGATATGGCATTGCTGGCGCAGCCACGAACGCGCGCCATCGGCGCCGATCGCCAGCGCGGTGCGCACCTTGCCGCCGTGGTCCAGCGTCAGCGTGATGCCGTCGGGGTCGCGCTCGCACACGCTGGCGGTGCCGTCGTGCCACGTCACCTGGTGCTGGAAGCCCAGCGCGGTGTCGAGCGCGCGCTCGACCAGGCGCGATTCGATGATCCACGCCAGCTGCGGCACCGCCGCGGCATACGCGGAGAAATGCAGGTCGCCGTCGAAGCTGGGCGAGGTCTCGGCGGCGCTGACGTCGCCGAACACGCGCATGTCGCGCACCGGCTGGATCCGCGCCGGGTCCAGCGCTTCCCACACGCGCATGCGTTCGAGCAGCGCCTGCGAGCTGGCGGAGAAGGCGTAGATGCGGCTGTCCCAGTCATCCGGCGCGGCGCTGGCCGCGGCGCGCGCCGGACGGGGCGCGATCAGCGCGACGTCCATGCCCTGCTGCGCCAGCAGCAGCGCGCAAGACTTGCCGACGATGCCGCCGCCGACGACGGCAACCTGGAAAGCGGAGGATTTGCGCGCGGCGGGTCGCGCGGACGCGTGGGATCGGGTCATGGCTGGATTATAGCCACGTCACTCCGGGGCCTGTCCCGGCGCGGCTGCCAGCGCGATGGTGGCCCGCAAGGCGCATCGGGAAAGCCATGGCCAGCGCAGAGACCCGCGTTCTCATCGGCCGCTCCATATAGCTGCGCGTCATAAGGCTTAGAACTAAACAATAGGGTCGGCGCCTCCGCCTTCAGGGACGGCGGGGCGTATATTGAAGCGAATGTTACTGGCCGGGGAACTCACCACCTGAAGGGAGGTGGACCAAATGCATAAATCATCAATATTGATTGCCGTCGCCGCCGCTGGAGTCATGGGCACGGCATTCGGGGGTACCGCTCCTCGCGACGTCTATACGGATGGCGCGAAGGTTTCGAAGTTCGATGTCTACACCGACGGCGCCAAGGTTTCGAAGTTTGACGTCTACACCGACGGCGCGCGCAGCACCGGAACCCGCGACACGTTCACGGACGGCGCGAAGACCACGGACATGCGAGACCAATTCACCGACGGCGCCTGATCGCAACCGTAACGATCCGGCACCACACCACGATCCACGGCCAAGCCTGACACCTTGGCCGTTTTGTTTGCCGGCGCTGCACTGCTGCCCTGACACCGTTCGGGGCCCTCAAAAGGTTACAATCGCGGTTTTCCGTGGCAAAGGCGCGCAACCTCGCCTGGCCAGCGCGATGTGATGTCTTTATCTCGTCCCGACGCAGTTTCCTCGCGGGCCCCGGTGGCATCACGCAAACCATTGATTCCGAAGACAACACCATGAGCCTCCAATGCGGCATCGTCGGCCTGCCCAACGTCGGCAAGTCCACGCTGTTCAATGCCCTGACCAAGGCCGGCATCGCCGCCGAAAACTATCCGTTCTGCACCATCGAGCCCAATGTGGGTGTGGTGGAAGTGCCGGATCCGAGGCTCGCGAAGCTGGCCGAGATCGTCAAGCCGGAGCGCATCCTGCCGGCCACGGTCGAGTTCGTCGACATCGCCGGGCTGGTGGCGGGCGCCTCCAAGGGTGAAGGCCTGGGCAACCAGTTCCTGGCCAATATCCGCGAATGCGATGCCATCACCCACGTGGTGCGCTGCTTCGAGGACGACAACGTGATCCATGTCGCCGGCCGCGTCGACCCGCTGTCGGACATCGAAGTCATCAACACCGAACTGGCGCTGGCCGACCTGGCCACCGTCGAGAAGGCGCTGGCACGCTACGTCAAGCCGGCCCGCGCCGGCGACAAGGAAGCCCAGCGCCTGGTCGCCGTGCTGGAAAAGGCCCAGTCCGTGCTGGACCAGGCCAAGGCCGTGCGCACGCTGGACCTGGCGCCGGAAGAGTGGGAAGCGATCCGCCCGTTCTGCCTGATCACCGCCAAGCCCACCATGTACGTCGCCAACGTGCGTGAAGATGGCTTCGACAACAACCCGCACCTGGACGCGGTGCGCGAATACGCCAAGCAGACCGACTCCCCCGTGGTCGCCGTCTGCGCCGCCATCGAGGCCGAGATCGCCGACCTGGACGACGCCGACAAGGCCGAGTTCCTGGCCGACCTGGGCATGGAAGAGCCGGGCCTGGACCGCGTGATCCGCGCCGGCTTCAAGCTGCTGGGCCTGCAGACGTACTTCACCGCGGGGGTCAAGGAAGTGCGCGCCTGGACCATCCACGTGGGCGACACCGCGCCCAAGGCCGCCGGCGTGATCCACACCGATTTCGAACGCGGCTTTATCCGCGCGCAGACCATCGCCTATGACGACTTCATCGCCTTCAAGGGCGAGACCGGCGCCAAGGAAGCCGGCAAGATGCGCGCCGAAGGCAAGGAATATGTGGTGAAGGACGGGGATGTGATGAACTTCCTGTTCAACGTCTGATGCCACCCGACGCATGAAAAAGCCCGCAGCGATGCGGGCTTTTTTACTGGCGCGGCGCGCATCGCGCCGGCCTCACAGCTTCTCCATCCCCTTCCCCCGCAACCCCACCAGCAGCGCCTGCCCGTCCGCTCCCACGCGGAATTCCCCATACTCGGCCTTCTCGAAGCGCTTGCCCTGCCCTTCCTGGAAGAAATACGCATCGGTCGACACCTGCACCTGCATGCCGCCCCAGCGCGCGCGGGCGGTCTGGTAGCGCAGCAGCTGCTCGCCCGGCGCCAGCGGCTCTGCGCCATGCACGCGCACGAAGCTGGCAATGCCGTGTTCATCGCGGCGGATCACGGCGACGCCGTCGCGCGGCAGCCGCCGGTCTTGCGCCCGTGCGGCGCGGATCTGGTTGCCGAGGTCGAAGTTCAGCGCCATGTAGTCGCCCTGCATCAGCGAGCGCGGGTCGACCGGCGCGAGCTTGAGGAAGACGGTATCGCCGCGCGCCAGCAGGCGCTCCTTGCCGGCGATGCCGACGGCAGCCAGCGCCAGCGTCAGCGCCCACGCGATCAGGATCCAGCGTTTCATGCGGCCTCCATCTGGGTGTGGCGCAGCAGCCAGTGGCGCCCGGCCAGCAGCAGCACGCCGGCGGCGGCAAGGGTGGCGGACTTGGCCAGCAGGGTCCAGTGCAGCGCCGAGTAGTACCAGATAAAACCGATGGCGATGCTGGTGACGCCCAGCCCCAGCCACGGCATCGAGGCGCGCCGCAGCGCCAGCCCCAGCGCGAGCACCCCGGCCACCACCGCCGGCGCGGCTGCCATCAGCGCACCGAACGCCACCACCCCGCCCAGCACGGCGCCTTGCATTGCCGGGCCGAGCGCCAGCCGGCGGCATTCGGCCAGCGCGAAGCCGGCCAGCATCAGCGTGACCATTCCACCCGCGGCCCAGTGCGCCAGCGGGATGCGCGCGGCGTCCGGGCCCTCGAGCCAGGCCAGCGGATGGCTCATGCCGGTGACGACCAGCGCCGCCGCCAGCGTGAACAGCAGCGTCGCATCGGCCAGCGGTTCGAGCAGCGCAT belongs to Cupriavidus taiwanensis and includes:
- a CDS encoding ABC transporter ATP-binding protein, coding for MAENIATHAAPAVIELRGVGKIFRTASQSDRAVLEGVDLTLREGEIVAMLGKSGSGKSTLLRIMAGLVGADRGEVRFRGQRLAGTAEGIAMVFQSFALFPWLTVQQNVELGLEAQGVPRAERERRAEAAIDMIGLAGFNSALPRELSGGMRQRVGIARALVTEPDLLLMDEAFSALDVLTGETLRDEMLALWESGRANIRSILIVSHNIEEAAMMADRIVILSSDPGRIRAEVPVALPRPRNRDSAQVRALVDQIYALMTAPAAEARLPAPAREIGYRLPDADISQMEAILDLLCEAPFHCRADLPHLADEAGLTDDELLPACEALQLVQLVSIDAGDITATDAGRAYYAAGPQQRKAIFGRQLLANVALAAHVRRELVASEAGEIGEQQVLDELEQFLKPAEAERVLSVAIGWGRYGEIFEYSYNSGRLTLPEDEGVAGHGA
- a CDS encoding FUSC family protein, yielding MQYAHDPRTFLYSHYVYRGLRSATGVIGATLIALHFSDLPTAMVVSMGALCTSLMDLPSPLNHKFNEMLASVLLCSVVTLVVALATPFPRVMPFLLVLVTFLAGMMTVYGNKTLPLQFAALFVMTLTINEDFLVRRALEHAALFSIGAVAYLGYAMLVSWLTERRTRQQVLAESLYELAGYLEIKAGFYDAGNDFEAQFNQLVRQQIVVAERQQAARDLVLRGNRTPHDGLLVQVHLRMLDLYEYILSTNTDYPMLRQTFAGTPVLDHLRGLVMQMCKDVEEIAYEVTRGRGSYATVEYRQGLRAVEAEIAQLRHHHINPAAMTALVETLDMMRGAITLIGQLHEASRTPVEPAKVLPGSDMTPFLTRQKYELSVLRDNLKWRSPAFRFALRVSMAVALGLWIAERLPYVSHSYWILLTIIVILKPNFSMTKQRYNDRVIGTLIGCVVSVAILKVVHQPLILLGVLFLSLVASAAFVTIKYRYTAIAACIQVLIQIHLLMPGSPTVAGERLVDTVIGGIIASLFSFVLPSWEYRAIPKLVENVLQANRRYIAATRDLLLRRAKDDFAYRVQRKQFMDNLSALISSFQRMLDEPKSRHRAVDNLNRFIVQNYLVAAHVAAARIQVRQHYDELDIPAAEAAIEQATEAASHSLQLASERLHADERGGGRGAGFIRKAPAERKEAVAAVEVAPEAAVQEVPEQAVETVTPEAAEAAEDAAAERRARLADSADKRRTDTLVQAAAAGESSEQAGATSSSTGRPANAVLERRLRALREDAAKIALRTGAIGRAMRARS
- a CDS encoding M61 family metallopeptidase, which encodes MTPIRYAIAPLQPEAHLFAVTVTVAEPDPSGQCFSLPAWIPGSYMIRDFARNIVRIRADAGGREVRLTKLDKQSWQAAPVSLADGPLTLSYEVYAWDLSVRAAHLDTTHGFFNGSSVFLCVDGQAERPCTVDIHAPAGEAYRDWRVATAMREAPGRDGAKRYGFGRYQVAGYDELVDHPVEMGTFQLASFRACGAQHDVVFTGRVPQLDLERVCRDLKRICETQIRLFEPRTAQAPFLDSNRRYVFMTMVTGDGYGGLEHRASTALICSRNDLPVRGDSETSEGYRTFLGLCSHEYFHTWNVKRIKPAAFVPYRLAQETYTPLLWLFEGFTSYYDDLVLVRSGCVTEAQYVEMLAKTWNGVLRGNGRTKQSVAESSFDAWTKYYRQDENAPNAIVSYYTKGALVALALDLTIRDKTRGRRSLDDVMRALWRGYGRGFYAPDAVQRGVTGAEVYALFDEVTGLRLGPLLRALTEGTGELPLPALFKAFGIKAEAQKPARTAALGIKVKTEDGWVRVTQVLDGGAAQAAGLSAGDLLVAVDGLRVAPGQLDKLLARYRPGDRVELHAFRRDELQALPVTLAREPAAQYKLKPEGGRHAARSRWLGQ
- the acuI gene encoding acrylyl-CoA reductase (NADPH), producing the protein MTFQALLLTQADGATQASIATLDDAQLPADGDVLVAIDYSTINFKDGLAITGRSPVVRKWPMVAGIDGAGTVLESAHPRWKAGDKVVLNGFGVGETHWGCLAQRARLKGDWLVPLPAAFTTRQAMAIGTAGYTAMLSVLALERGGVNGPVRPGDGEVLVTGASGGVGSVAIALLSKLGYQVVASTGKTREADFLKALGAADVIDRAELGVPGKPLQKERWAAVIDSVGSHTLVNACAQVRYGGVVTACGLAQGLDFPGSVAPFILRGITLHGIDSVMAAMPLREQAWQRLASDLELDRLNALTREIGLGDAIEAGRKIMEGGMRGRVVVDVNRA
- a CDS encoding DsbC family protein; translated protein: MFPSLRRRTALRATLAALAGGLAAAGFALHAMAAGDPGTDRIKESLQKMLGGRAEVKSVGKTPVPGLFEANIGGQVVYTDATGRYILNGEMIDTRTGTNLTEERLAEINRIKWSDLPLARAIKWTKGDGSRQVAVFSDPNCGYCKRIEQTFQQMDNITVYTFLYPVLSPDSETKSRQVWCAADRTKAWRDWMLKQVALTGNGSCKTPLEENLSLGRSMNVTGTPAVFFTDGTRIPGAADVATLERKLASLKK
- a CDS encoding UbiH/UbiF family hydroxylase yields the protein MTRSHASARPAARKSSAFQVAVVGGGIVGKSCALLLAQQGMDVALIAPRPARAAASAAPDDWDSRIYAFSASSQALLERMRVWEALDPARIQPVRDMRVFGDVSAAETSPSFDGDLHFSAYAAAVPQLAWIIESRLVERALDTALGFQHQVTWHDGTASVCERDPDGITLTLDHGGKVRTALAIGADGARSWLRQQCHIGVSTRKYRQLGVVANFACELPHHETAWQWFLGAPEKLMADEEPANGEVLAMLPLPDNHVSMVWSADEAHARELLALSPEALAATVMQGASGAVGARFGALRCVTPAQGFPLVLQRADQFVQPHVALVGDAAHVVHPLAGQGMNLGLRDVAELGRVMADKEPFRSEGDLRLLRRYERARATDLLSLTAATDGLHRLFSLPGSVARVVRNTGMRAVGGQSVLKRLLIGRALG
- the ychF gene encoding redox-regulated ATPase YchF; the protein is MSLQCGIVGLPNVGKSTLFNALTKAGIAAENYPFCTIEPNVGVVEVPDPRLAKLAEIVKPERILPATVEFVDIAGLVAGASKGEGLGNQFLANIRECDAITHVVRCFEDDNVIHVAGRVDPLSDIEVINTELALADLATVEKALARYVKPARAGDKEAQRLVAVLEKAQSVLDQAKAVRTLDLAPEEWEAIRPFCLITAKPTMYVANVREDGFDNNPHLDAVREYAKQTDSPVVAVCAAIEAEIADLDDADKAEFLADLGMEEPGLDRVIRAGFKLLGLQTYFTAGVKEVRAWTIHVGDTAPKAAGVIHTDFERGFIRAQTIAYDDFIAFKGETGAKEAGKMRAEGKEYVVKDGDVMNFLFNV
- a CDS encoding GDYXXLXY domain-containing protein, encoding MKRWILIAWALTLALAAVGIAGKERLLARGDTVFLKLAPVDPRSLMQGDYMALNFDLGNQIRAARAQDRRLPRDGVAVIRRDEHGIASFVRVHGAEPLAPGEQLLRYQTARARWGGMQVQVSTDAYFFQEGQGKRFEKAEYGEFRVGADGQALLVGLRGKGMEKL